The nucleotide window AAGCACTCTTTTTTTCTCGCAAAAAATATTTCTTTTATATCATATACAAAGTGAAATTGTTCAAACATCCTTTTGTAGCCTCATTTtctagtgtggataataataatccAAGAGTATGTACTTTATTTCTTAGGTTGGACTGTACCCACCACCATGAGCGCCAAGGGCATTCCATAAGAGTTCACATTTCATAAGACTGTGTTTCATGGATATACTTGTCTCGATTTCACAAATAATGAAAGGAAATATGTACTTGGCTGGATTTCATATTATGTATTGAGTGAATTATGCCGTGGGTTCTTAAACTTTTTCCCACTTCTCATCTGGGTCAATGAACTTTTCCCACTTCTCACCTAGGTCCACAGCAGGCCACATAGGACTCTGCTGTCTACGTGGCCGCTGATGTGGCACCACGTgctctctcttttttattttcataaaatgTCGAAAGTTTTAAAAAATTGTATAAAATCAtagaaaaattataaaaaagaaaAATCAGGTTTTTATACTACACATGAATAGATCTATGCAATAGATATATAATATGACATGCTTTAGTTTAAAATTGCATAGTACAACGCGGACGCTCACAACATGCACGCACACTCACCTCTATGAACACATGTACGcaaaccctacccctatgagcacctccgaagAACTGAGCACCCGACAGATATGGAGATTCCCGAAGTCATCATTGGCGCCTCGTTGTCGACGGGAACCACTTAACGCATAACGCCGGTAAATCCTGAAAAAAATCCTAAAAAAAggtgcgagcaccaggatttgaactcTGATGAGTAGCGTCTCACTGGACCATCCTACCATTGGACTACAAGCCAATTCGCAACAAAGAGAAGAGATTACGTAGAGATTTAGGCCCGTCAACCGGCCCATCATTACAAAGTAAAGGCCCAGCGCTAAAGAAAAGTCGAAGCCCACACAACCTATACATGCTCTCTCCTATTACAAATACTAGCTAAAtacccgtgcgttgctacgggagCCAATATGTCACAACCAAAATTATAATGAAAAAACATGATGCGCTGAGATCACCAAAACATTTACTCGATCTTAATTAGAAACATTATATTTTGAGCAATATTAAGATAAATAAGCATCAATTTCACATATCAGTGTCAAAGCAAGCATGAATCAAGGGTAGTAAACACAAAGTTCAAACTAAAGGAAGCAAGTTCACATTATGATAGCCAAGTTTACCACAATTCCTATTTCAAATTATTTCCTATGATGTGGCTACAATACCCCCATATACTTGCAGGAATCATAAACCATAGGGGATTCCTGTCGCCGTACGTCATTGATTCCCGTCATATGTCATATAGGGGATTCCTCCATAATGTGCGTTCATTCCATGCATGAGTCAaatatatatactccctccgtcccacaatataagatgtttttgcaaGCTAAATAGCTTGCAAAAATgtcttatattgtgggacggagggagtaaataTCTAAGTTCTGTATTAAAATGTTTTCTCACAACGACAAACAGATTGTAGCAGTTCAAATTAAAATGGCAACTTTTTGTCCTCTTTAACCAATCCATTCTCCCATATAAACATGAAGGAAGTAATAATGCATTATGATCACACTACTTCTTGTCCATTTAGAAAGAAAGTCAATACTTCCTCCACAACAAACTCAAGATAGTAGGATGAAGAAAACAGTACTGGATTCCTAAACCAGTGTGTCAAATTCTCAGACAAATTACTTGGCATTTAGATGTTTATTTTCTCAATCCATACTTCAAACCTTACATATGCTAGCAACCAAGATTTCTTAAAATTAGAACCTCCCCATGGTCCGGCTCCTGCAGAGTACCGGCTCACCTCGTCGTTCTCGTGTTCTTTGTCTGCTGAGGTGGCATCAACTCTATGATGCCCTTCTCCAAGCTCCCTTTCTCATCACAGTCAGCctaagattttttttgaaaagaacCTTGTTGTTTATAGATGACAACAACAGCAACAATATTTAGAGACACATGACCAACACTAAAGAACTTCGTAAGAGCTACTTGTTTTATGTGTGTATATAAGCTCCCACATTTTTCTACAAGTTAGAAAAAAAAGATACTCCGTCCGATTTATAATAATTGTTGTACTAAAGCAGCGTCAATTATTATGGACCGGAGGGAGTGGTTAGTTTCTTTTTTCAGTTTGCAAGACATAAGATTATATAAAACCCGTTATTATCGCTACTTTGTTTTTCTCTCCGAGCAAGAATACATAGATGGAAGAAAATATATCTGCGTATTATAATTAAAATTTATTTTATGTCCCAAAAAGAATATGCATAAATGTGAAAGGAATATAGCTTACAGTAATATGTGTGATCCTTGTTCCATCTACATAGTTAAGAGGAGAAACAATGAATACACCTATAAATTTGATCGCATAATAATTCTGCAGTGCAAGATAATCAAAGAGGATAATACACAGTGAGACTGACAATCATAATATTGAAAAGAATTACCTATAAATACACAGTGAGACTGACAATCATAGTATTTGATTGAGCCATGAAACATCAACCTTTTTATTTGATTCTACATCAAATAAGAAATATTTGAACTCATGTGCTGCATAATAGGCAAAAGACTTCCTGGAAATACAAACAGAGTGGAAGAACAATAGACCAATCCTTCGTTCCCAATAAAGAACTGTAGTCTGCAGGTAATTAAGCTATAAGTTAATTGCTTCAGGATTCAATAAGCGACATGTGGTGAAATTACCCGTGTTGTGCCTTGTGGAGATGTACAGAATACTACGAACACGATTCAAACGATGGACGGCCAATTGTCATCAGCGTGATGTGGCTTTGTGCTTTTGAAGACAGgccacaactctgaagattggagAAAAGGAATCAGAAGGGGTGTGGCCTCCATGCAGTTCCGGTGACGGCGTGCTTGCAGTTGCAAGCTATAGACTGAATGTAGCTTAGAGTTTACCATGGCCGTGACGAACGTCACTCGGCTGACTCCGATCTGCCCCTCCGACCCCGCCACAACAATTGACGGCTTGCTCCTCCCTCCAAGAACCCCATGTACCAGCTCCCCGCCTCACCATGCGTTTGCTACCCCATCCTCAGCTACGACAGAGGACAGAGTTGGCTGCTCGTGGCCACCACCGATTTTGGGGTTCGGGGACGAGCAGATCCGGCAGGATTTCCCGGCGTTGGGGGCGGGGAGCATGCGTCCAGTAGGACATCATAAGGGAGAGGAGCGCGACTCCAGCATGGCGATGTCTGCTGGGAAGCACGACCAGATCGACGAAAGGCTCCGCGCAAGGTAGGGATGATGGTCGTCTAGCCAAGCCGCTGTATGCAAGTCTCGCGGATCACCAGTCTTGGTTCCCACCGATGGCTCCGATGAGAGGTCAAGTGGAGCTGGGCCATGGGCCTCGGTGAGGGCGCCGTTGTAGGGTTGCCGAGTTCCCTGACCGCCGTGGAAGCTGTCTCCAAGCAAGGGGATAGAGGGCGGAGGGGGGGCAGGGGCGCCGGTAGGTGCTCGTCGCCTTTGCCAAGTCGAGCCATGAAGCAGAGAAGGCCGCCGGTGGCGATTTCTCTCGCGAGAGGATTGGGGACGAGGGATTGTGGGGTTAATGGGAGATGAGGTGTGCGGTCGTGGGCTGtttcctttcttttcctttttttctctttttatcGAGCGGCGAGGCATCGCGGCTTTCCTCATATTTCTGCAAGAAAAAAAAATCTGCATGCGTGCGATGGGAGGGGGATCGAGCGAGGTCGAACCATCACGACGTTCGATccccctttaatagtagagaCTAACCCTTACTCTGCCTAACCCTTATCCTCCTCGTGCTCCTCATCCTTATGGCCGCCGCCGGCTGGTCCTCCCTCCCCGCGGATCTCCTCAAGGAGGTCTCTGGTCGGCTGTCCTCCGACGCcgatctccttcacatccaccaGGTCTGCCCCCACTGGCGAGCTTCCACCTCTCTCCCAGCCGCCTGCCGCCCATGGGTCGTTGCTGTCCGCGCTCTGCAGGCCTGGACAGCCGATCGGATACCAATCGGCGACTACTCATTCCGCCTCCCTCGTCGCGGTGCGCAGAGGGTGCAAGTCGGTGCTCCTCCGGCCGGCTTCCCTTACTGCTGCGGCACGTCCCAGGGTTGCCTCGCCTTGGTCGACAGCGACCGATCCCCAACGCGGCTCGTGCTGTGGGAACCTCTCTCCAATATGAAGATCTCTATCCCATGTCCGAGCCCTCTCACCCGGATCTTTGTCTCCGATGATCCGCTCATATCGTCCAACTGGTTTGCGATTGCTACGCAGCCCAAGGGTAGTATGGGACGGAAGACGCTCCTCTGGCGCCCTGGAGATGCCGACTGGACCATGATGTATGAGCGAGGTACACTCGAAATTGATTCCATCGCATTCCTGCAAGGAAAAGCATACTACATCGATGTAGCGAATACCATTATTTTCTGTGATCTCAACGGAACTGATCCTTCTCCCAAGTGTACTCGGATGTGCAGGATTCGCTCCGAATAAGCTCTGCAAGTGTGACAGGTTTCATCCTGTGCGTGGGGTCCACCTGGTAGCCTGCAACGGCGAGCTGTTGCTTGTGGTGTTGCGTTTGGGAAGCCATCCATCGCCGGCTGAAGTTTACAAGCCAGAGTGGATGCCGGACCGGCAAGTGGAGCTCCACGAGAGGGTGATGGACCTTGGTGACTACTCGTTGTTTGTGGGTCGAGGGGACACTTTTTCCCTCTCTGCAAAGGAGTTTCCTTCGATCAAGAGGAATTGTGTTTACTACGCAGATTATAGACATCACAACCAAAAGTATTGGATATCTGTGTTCCATTTGGGATCTGATGTTATGGAAGAAATCCTTTAcccagaggagctcaagcatgaCACAACCAACTGGACACCATATGCCTGGTTTTGTCTTAGGGGACCCTTAAGAAGCAATGTGTTGGAAGCTTGCCTTCATGAATAAGATGTTTGTTAGGTGCATGTTAGGCCTTGTCTAGGCTGAGGGAATTTCCTTATGAAATTCCCTTTATAATGCAGGAAGTTCTTCATGAATTTCCTAGTTATGATCTTGCATTGGGGAAAACTCTTGTGACCCCTTCATGATGCTATCAACATTTTTAGACCGTTTGAATGCTTGTTATGTTATATCAATGGAACCCTCTTTCGAGGGTATGTATCAAGTGTCAATAAATGCATTTTCTATATTGCCTAATTTGCTGGTTGTCTTTCAATTCCACATACACGTTGTAGCATCAGTAATATGGACTACATAAGCCAAGTTTTAGCGGGGCTTTAAGTTCTCTTTGTTTTTATTCTCGCGCTTAGATCAACTTTCTGTGGTGATTTGTTTTTAGACCCAAGTGCTTGTTCTGACACCGGGAATCGGTGAAAACTTCAGCACCATCCATCACCTTTTTCAAGTAATTACTAAGCTACCATCTGATATCAAGTGTTATTTTCTACATCCTGCCATCCTTTTTCTATGTCAGGAAGATATATGAATATGGCCCATTGGTTTCCACTTTCATTTCCTATGAAAGTACAGGAGGGCATTGGTCCTTCTGTTGCTAAACTGAGATATGAACAATGAtggaaatttattttataattcaGAGGAAGTGAAGAGCAAGTTGTTTCCAGCCAACTCAGAGCAGCACTACCCCATCAGAAGTAGATAAATAATCCTTTACCTTCTTGCTAACCTGTGAACTGTGGTTGACATTGACTGCACATTTCATGAATTATTTTGAGATTTGGTATTTGCATCTTATATGGTGCACCATAGGCTTGTTGTGCAATGGCATTTATTCTAATTCTGAAAATGATCAGGAGTTAAAGCATCAAGTGGATTTTAGCCTGTGGTGCGATGCCATCTGTTTTTCATTAGGACTAAGCCCTTTGTTTGGGCGTTGTACTTAGTAGTTGGGCTGCCTGGTTAATGTGCCATGCTTACCTTTTCGCTCGCCTCAAcgtacattttgccaaaaatttgcAGGTGCCGATACCTCTGCCGCGCCGACGTGGGCCTTTGTCCGCAGTTCGCACTTGTGTTCCCATTAGGATTCCAGTTCTGCCGTTTCTAGACTTGCTTTTACCTTACCTATGCTACAATTGCTGTTTGCAGGGGATGCTTTCTGCCCTATTCTGCCCTTGCTTCGATCGCGCGAAAACCGGCGGCGAAGGATGTCGGCCAACAGGTGCAAGCGAAACCGTGCAGAAGGTCTACTTCTGCACTGCATCTTCTCATATACGCGCACTCCTGTACCCCTTCCTTGACCTTAACCCATTTGTTCATATGACCTAATTTACTTTGCCTCACTGCAGCTGGTGCCGTCCAATTGCTTCCTGAAAATGACTCTATTAACACTGGGATGGGCCATATGTGTTTCGGATTAATGGTGTTGTCCATCACCGTATCGGGTCTTTGCTTCCtgaaaatggcagcagttcttcCTATGCCCAGCTGTACATATACGCCACCGCTAATGAGTTGCAAAATAGGCTATCCATCTTCCCTGATACCTCGGCAGCACGGCCTGATCCGGAGATTGTACGTGCACTTATTGCTATGCTAGATGAGCACAATCCTTTGGTCAAAAAATTCAGGATGGCTAGGGACAGGTTGCTATCTCCACTTGCTCCTGAAATCAGCATACGTCTGCGTGTGTCAGTTCTTGCAGTGACATCTATTGCCTGCCATCTTCATCTGAACTTGCTGCCCTTATTGTTGGTGACAGCGATGCTCAAGCCCATTCGTATGACATTGTCGTCGAGACCAGATCCTCCGACTTGAAACAGATATCCCCGCTCCACCCGCTGGTCATGGCGTTGCAATACCCTCTTTTGTTCCCTTATGGAGACATTGGCTATCATACATGCATCAAACTAAACCTTGATGAGGATGATTCATTCGGAGGCCGtacaaatgtctccatgctcgaATATTATTCTTACCATCCGATATTCGTATTCAAGAAAATGCCTGTTCGTATCTGAAACATCAGCATCCGAACCAAAATGGAAATGGAAATTATCCGTATCCGAATTTATTtaacaaatacaaaacaaatatggtaTGAGATTTTGACACAAATATGGATATGGAAATGGATATATCTGTATCCGAATAAGATTATGGGAGGTAATTTTCAAAATTCCAGGCTCAATATTCCAATTATTCAACATAAAAGCCAAATAAATGGTTAAATTTTACTCTTTATATGATTAAACTTAAAAATTATTATGCATTACAATATTATTTATTCATAAACCCAATTTCCATTGACTTATGGTATGCCACAAGTTGATTATTTAATGTCACATAGCTATTCACTAATTTACTTAAGCAATATGTTGATATTATTCATATCCGTTCCGATTCAAGTAAATGTCCGTTACATATCCGTATTCGAATAACATCCGAGCCGCATCCGTATTCAACAACATCTGTATTCGCATTCATATTCATTTTGAAAATATGAAAACGGAAGTGGTGAGAGCACTATCCGATCCGCatccgattcgtttccacccCTACAGGCCGAACATAGAATTTCTCCCGGAGATGCTCAACCACCACCTGCCCGCATCAACACAGCCAACAAACCCCATCCTGCCGAGGCCAACCCCACACTGGCCGTGGGATCCCACGCCCAGACGCGCGCACCGCCCCCTAGCCGAAGCCGCTTCCACCAAATCCGGGGCCGCCCACGACCCACCATGCCCAGACGCGCGCACCACCCCCTAGCCGAAGCCGCTTCCACCAAATCCGGGGCCGCCGCCCCGACAGCCTTCACCACGCTGCCAGCCACGCCGGGCTAGCAAGCCGGCCAGAACCGCAGCACCAGGCAGCCCTGCTCGCACATCCGCTCCGCGCAGGGGGACCAGAGCCGCCCCTCACGCCAAGCAAATCGCCGCCgccaaccaccaccaccacacgcTGCTCAACGGAGCCACCGCCGCGAGACCGCCTCACCCCCGCAGCCAGGGTCAGGGAGCTCGGCGCACCGACCACCACCTCCGCTGCACCGGCGCACAACGCATCCGAGCAGCCCTGACGTGGATCCGGGCGCGAGCCCCATGGATCTGGGCGGGACACGAGCAGCCGTGCCACCCCCGAGCGACGGCGCGCCCAGCCGCAATGGCGCCGGCCCCGACCGAGGCCGGCCAGATCCGCCCGATGCCGCCACGCCGCAGCCCCCCTGGCAGCGCCGCCACCGGAGCATCGACCCCGAGCAGGCCACGTCGAAGACCGCCGCGGCGAGTTCCCCTGCTCGCGCGCGCCCGCCAGCCGGCGGAAGAAcatgccccgccgccgccggctccGCACGGGCTTCGCTCGGCGGAGGCCTCAAGCGACGGCGAGGTTGGGAGGGGATGAGGGGAGGGAGCTGGTGGTACGGCTGTGGTCGCCGCCCGTGTCGCCCCTGGGGAGGGAGCGACGCGAGGGCCGTGTCTGAAACGATTAACATTGTTTACGACGAGGTCTTACAGCATGTTTAGCATGTTGCAGGCCTCCTGCCAGGTCACCCCATGCCGCTGCCTATACTGTTAATGCTGCCTTTGCATGAAACTGTCCTCTGTTGATGAGAGAAGTGCATATTACATCCCTCAACTCTAGCCCTAATCTAATATACAACCTCCAACTCCAAAACCGTCTAATCTGCAACCTCTAACTCTTAAAACCGGCCAAAATTCAAGCCTCCTCTCCCCTTGACCGGTTTTGACCGGGTCTGACCCGTTGACTGATGAACAGTAAATTTGAAAAAAATGGAAAAttcagaaaaataaaaataaaaaaatttgtaaattcaaaaaatagttgggaacaaaattttaaaaataaTTTCGACTTTTCCACCGTGCGAACagtaattcaaaaaaagttcGAACTTTTGGAACGAAAATTTTCCCTCGGTCACTGTTCACGCAGTGAAAAAATGATTTTCCTGATTTTTTTACTTATTTGAATACTGTTCATGCTGTTTACAGTAATTCAAAAAACAAATCCCGGTGAATTTTGTTTCCAATTTATTACCTCCGGGTACATGTAAAAAAAACTGAATTTTTAATATTGTTCACCGGTGAAAAGTCGAATTTATTTTTTAAAAATTCTGTtcccaatttttttttgaaatactgttcATCCGAAGGCAAAAAATCTTTCTAAATTTTTTTTTTTCTGAATTTTCATTTTTTCCGACCTTACTGTTCATCAGTCGATGGGTCAAACCCGGTCAAGGGAAGGGGAGGGTTGAATTTTGGTCGGTTTTAAGAGTTGGAGGTTGCAGATTAGACTGTTTTGGAGTTGGGGGTTGTATATTAGACTAGGGCTAGAGTTGAGGGGTGTAATATGCACTTCTCTCTCTGTTGATTACTTCGTGCTTATAGAAAAAGAACATGCTTTTTTAGTTTACAGCCACATGTTCCATAGTGTTGCCATTGTCCATGCTAGAATTGCCTCTAACGATTGTCATGATTGCAGCTTAGCTAGAACTACATTACGTTCAACAAACTTATAGGACTAGCATGCTGTTGCCTCTTACA belongs to Triticum urartu cultivar G1812 chromosome 7, Tu2.1, whole genome shotgun sequence and includes:
- the LOC125524530 gene encoding uncharacterized protein LOC125524530 isoform X1, with the protein product MAAAGWSSLPADLLKEVSGRLSSDADLLHIHQVCPHWRASTSLPAACRPWVVAVRALQAWTADRIPIGDYSFRLPRRGAQRVQVGAPPAGFPYCCGTSQGCLALVDSDRSPTRLVLWEPLSNMKISIPCPSPLTRIFVSDDPLISSNWFAIATQPKGSMGRKTLLWRPGDADWTMMYERGFAPNKLCKCDRFHPVRGVHLVACNGELLLVVLRLGSHPSPAEVYKPEWMPDRQVELHERVMDLGDYSLFVGRGDTFSLSAKEFPSIKRNCVYYADYRHHNQKYWISVFHLGSDVMEEILYPEELKHDTTNWTPYAWFCLRGPLRSNVLEACLHE
- the LOC125524530 gene encoding uncharacterized protein LOC125524530 isoform X2 is translated as MAAAGWSSLPADLLKEVSGRLSSDADLLHIHQVCPHWRASTSLPAACRPWVVAVRALQAWTADRIPIGDYSFRLPRRGAQRVQVGAPPAGFPYCCGTSQGCLALVDSDRSPTRLVLWEPLSNMKISIPCPSPLTRIFVSDDPLISSNWFAIATQPKGSMGRKTLLWRPGDADWTMMYERGDAFCPILPLLRSRENRRRRMSANRCKRNRAEAGAVQLLPENDSINTGMGHMCFGLMVLSITVSGLCFLKMAAVLPMPSCTYTPPLMSCKIGYPSSLIPRQHGLIRRLYVHLLLC